One Tautonia rosea genomic region harbors:
- a CDS encoding dCTP deaminase, which produces MILSDREIEAALEDKQLIINPRPNAELWSSTAIDLTLHGVMVRWKTSRPLPSGEPGGPKSVYPARDGFNVTEMAEDEHFAEKIAIPRDGFALHPKCFVLGYTRERIYLPERSRIAARVEGKSSLARLGIGVHVTAPTIHAGFGFNKKEPETPGLPIQLEIFNLGEFVVYLATGMPICQLIREEVREVPSKGYHGRFSAQEPFRA; this is translated from the coding sequence ATGATACTCTCTGATCGCGAAATCGAGGCCGCACTCGAAGACAAACAACTCATCATTAATCCGCGACCCAACGCGGAGTTGTGGTCCTCGACCGCGATCGATCTAACCCTTCATGGTGTAATGGTACGATGGAAGACGTCGAGGCCTTTGCCTTCAGGTGAACCCGGCGGCCCCAAGTCGGTCTACCCGGCCAGGGACGGGTTTAACGTCACGGAAATGGCCGAAGACGAGCACTTTGCGGAGAAGATAGCGATCCCGCGTGATGGTTTCGCGTTGCATCCAAAGTGCTTCGTTTTGGGCTACACTCGCGAGCGAATCTACCTCCCCGAGAGATCCCGGATTGCGGCCCGGGTTGAGGGTAAAAGCAGCCTTGCCCGGCTGGGGATCGGTGTCCACGTTACAGCTCCAACAATCCATGCCGGGTTTGGGTTCAACAAAAAAGAGCCCGAAACACCCGGCCTGCCAATCCAGTTGGAAATCTTTAATCTCGGTGAATTTGTTGTCTACCTCGCGACCGGCATGCCCATCTGCCAGTTGATCCGCGAAGAGGTCCGTGAAGTTCCCTCAAAGGGTTATCACGGACGGTTCTCGGCACAAGAGCCGTTCCGGGCCTGA
- a CDS encoding tyrosine-type recombinase/integrase has protein sequence MPSRSLRVPSYTHHKPTGQARVRIDGRDIYLGRFDTDESRERYRRVIAEWLSTGSLPEPGHARADPDDQRPSEGPTVAELLVRFLRHAETHYRHADGTPTGTTEKFKVALRPLRNLYARSSVAEFGPRALKALREQLVRDGLGRSTINYNVGKVVQVFKWGVAEELVPPAVYQALAAVPGLQRGRSNARETEPVGPVPDAYVDAVLPHVSRQVRTMVELQRLTGMRPGEVCQMRTRDIDTSGRIWLYHPERHKTEHHGRQRTIYLGPKAQAILSPWLRTELEAFLFSPADADAEFRARKRAARKTPVQPSQKGRRQATPKARYSDHYTPSAYGYAVARACDKAGVPRWRPNRLRHAAATRFRKEFGIDAARALLGHSDVTTTSIYAERDETLAVMAMNAIG, from the coding sequence ATGCCCTCCCGATCACTCCGAGTCCCTTCCTACACCCATCACAAGCCCACCGGTCAGGCCCGCGTCCGGATCGACGGACGGGACATCTACCTCGGCCGGTTTGACACCGACGAGAGTCGTGAACGCTATCGACGCGTGATCGCCGAATGGCTCTCGACCGGCTCACTTCCCGAGCCGGGCCATGCTCGTGCCGATCCGGACGACCAACGGCCATCGGAAGGGCCGACCGTCGCCGAATTGCTGGTGCGGTTCCTCCGTCATGCCGAGACGCACTACCGTCACGCGGACGGGACCCCGACCGGGACGACCGAGAAGTTCAAGGTCGCCCTGAGGCCGCTCCGGAACCTCTACGCGCGATCGTCGGTTGCCGAATTCGGCCCGAGGGCGCTCAAGGCCCTGCGAGAGCAACTGGTCCGGGACGGACTCGGCCGCTCGACGATCAACTACAACGTCGGGAAGGTCGTCCAGGTGTTCAAGTGGGGCGTGGCCGAGGAGTTGGTCCCCCCGGCCGTCTACCAGGCGCTTGCCGCCGTGCCCGGACTCCAGCGGGGGAGGAGCAACGCAAGGGAAACCGAGCCGGTCGGGCCCGTCCCCGATGCGTACGTCGATGCGGTGCTGCCCCATGTCTCCCGTCAGGTCCGGACGATGGTCGAGCTGCAACGGCTCACCGGCATGAGGCCCGGAGAGGTGTGTCAGATGCGGACGCGCGACATCGACACGTCCGGACGCATCTGGCTCTACCATCCTGAGCGGCACAAGACCGAGCACCACGGCCGGCAGCGGACCATCTACCTCGGGCCGAAGGCTCAAGCGATCCTCTCCCCCTGGTTGCGGACGGAGCTCGAAGCGTTCCTGTTCTCCCCGGCCGATGCCGATGCCGAGTTCCGGGCGAGGAAGCGGGCGGCGAGGAAGACCCCGGTCCAGCCGAGCCAAAAGGGCCGCCGTCAGGCGACTCCGAAGGCACGGTACAGCGACCACTACACGCCATCGGCATACGGCTATGCGGTCGCGCGGGCCTGCGACAAGGCCGGTGTGCCGCGATGGAGGCCGAATCGACTCCGGCATGCCGCTGCGACTCGCTTCCGGAAGGAGTTCGGGATCGACGCCGCACGGGCGCTCCTCGGCCATTCCGATGTGACGACGACTTCCATCTACGCCGAACGGGACGAGACACTTGCCGTCATGGCGATGAATGCAATTGGGTGA
- a CDS encoding phage tail tape measure protein, producing the protein MLQAQIAALYGEIEMRFAKWDAGVRKIERDVQRLGRMPLTVRVVLDASQFQRQMATLQAQVRAFAATPLPIGQFQALNNQMAQMSAHARAMQAAMAGMRAPNMPGGGFGGYRGRYGGGFASGAMMAAGLPFFGDPRMMAGAATVGGAFFSAREAMRTESAVARLGGIASIDQRASGRMVGRLGGIATDTPGLNRAQSFELAEVLARAGVGASDIPESTRVLGRLAAMTPDAEPRALAEQTVQTLNAYRRPMSDAGGFTAALAALDASAVATAPEILNITRRLAGAGQAARLKLTETMALGAEMRSVGLPVESGSTAMSRILSKMADRGQQAELDRALGLRPGTIGRQYASDPLSALETLFGGIGSATARGDVNALDYIRNELGFTNQRDIMLAGQLGGRMGNVRAASEMADREWGTGSIMADRFKREADTTAAALEKLTDSVRGLASAAGGGANQLVKGAANWGADYFGFFADALTTQATNLPNQQPPGPPPLAMQEGQRSFVGPLRPTEAQLQAMAAQRSGDRFLNDAWTPLNALSGFNVNNALASVAGRFSRGVNAAESALSRVNGAAVRPLDIPERQFAASVMDPMAAMQQQQVDILDQEAIRLQQQQLAAVERSVEILGEIRDAVGNRGGGGGVVPALIGAGFGG; encoded by the coding sequence ATGCTCCAAGCCCAGATCGCGGCGCTCTACGGCGAGATCGAGATGCGGTTCGCCAAGTGGGACGCCGGTGTCCGCAAGATTGAACGGGATGTGCAGCGTTTGGGGCGGATGCCGCTCACCGTGCGGGTCGTGCTCGACGCCTCGCAGTTCCAGCGTCAGATGGCGACCCTCCAGGCGCAGGTCAGGGCCTTCGCAGCCACGCCCTTGCCGATCGGCCAGTTCCAGGCGCTCAACAATCAGATGGCCCAGATGTCGGCCCATGCCAGGGCGATGCAGGCCGCGATGGCGGGGATGCGGGCGCCGAACATGCCGGGCGGCGGCTTCGGGGGCTACCGAGGCCGTTACGGCGGGGGCTTCGCCTCGGGGGCGATGATGGCGGCGGGGCTGCCGTTCTTCGGCGACCCGCGGATGATGGCCGGGGCCGCGACGGTCGGCGGGGCCTTCTTCTCGGCGCGTGAGGCCATGAGGACCGAATCGGCGGTGGCACGGCTCGGGGGCATCGCCAGCATCGACCAGCGGGCCTCGGGCCGCATGGTGGGACGACTCGGGGGCATTGCGACCGACACGCCAGGCCTGAACCGTGCTCAATCGTTCGAGCTGGCCGAGGTGCTGGCCCGTGCCGGGGTCGGCGCAAGCGACATCCCGGAATCGACGCGGGTGTTGGGACGCCTTGCGGCCATGACGCCGGATGCCGAGCCGCGGGCGCTGGCCGAACAGACCGTCCAGACCTTGAACGCTTATCGTCGGCCGATGTCCGACGCCGGGGGCTTCACCGCGGCCCTGGCGGCGCTCGACGCCTCGGCGGTGGCGACGGCTCCTGAAATCCTGAACATCACCCGCCGTCTCGCCGGGGCCGGTCAGGCCGCGCGGCTCAAGCTCACCGAAACCATGGCGCTCGGGGCTGAGATGCGATCGGTCGGCCTGCCCGTCGAGTCCGGTTCCACCGCCATGAGTCGCATCCTGTCGAAGATGGCCGATCGGGGCCAGCAGGCCGAACTCGACCGGGCGCTCGGGCTCCGGCCCGGGACGATCGGACGCCAGTACGCTTCCGATCCGCTCTCGGCGCTCGAAACCCTGTTCGGGGGCATCGGCTCCGCGACGGCCCGGGGGGATGTCAACGCGCTGGACTACATCCGCAACGAGCTCGGATTCACGAACCAGCGTGACATCATGCTCGCCGGCCAGCTCGGGGGCCGCATGGGCAACGTGCGGGCCGCTTCCGAAATGGCGGACCGGGAGTGGGGGACCGGCTCGATCATGGCCGACCGCTTCAAGCGTGAGGCCGACACCACGGCGGCCGCTCTGGAGAAGCTGACCGATTCGGTGCGGGGCCTGGCCTCGGCAGCGGGTGGCGGGGCGAACCAACTGGTGAAGGGTGCGGCCAACTGGGGGGCCGACTACTTCGGCTTCTTCGCGGACGCCTTGACCACTCAGGCGACCAACCTCCCGAACCAGCAACCGCCGGGTCCTCCCCCCCTGGCCATGCAGGAAGGGCAGCGGTCCTTCGTCGGACCCTTGCGTCCGACCGAGGCCCAGCTCCAGGCGATGGCGGCCCAGCGTTCGGGGGACCGGTTCCTCAACGATGCCTGGACCCCGCTCAATGCCCTCTCGGGCTTCAACGTGAACAATGCCCTGGCATCCGTCGCCGGCCGATTCAGCCGGGGCGTCAACGCTGCCGAGAGCGCACTCTCCCGCGTCAACGGGGCCGCCGTGCGACCGCTCGACATCCCCGAACGCCAGTTCGCCGCATCCGTCATGGACCCGATGGCGGCGATGCAGCAGCAGCAGGTGGACATTCTCGACCAGGAAGCCATCCGACTCCAGCAACAACAGTTGGCCGCGGTCGAGCGTTCCGTCGAAATCCTCGGCGAGATTCGGGATGCGGTGGGCAATCGCGGCGGCGGTGGTGGCGTCGTCCCTGCCCTCATCGGCGCGGGCTTCGGCGGCTGA
- a CDS encoding NADH-quinone oxidoreductase subunit D, with the protein MLSMGPQHPSTHGVFRMNLRIDGETIVGLKPVMGYMHRNHEKIGERNTFLMNFPFTDRLDYLTSMGNNFGYALAIEQLMGDDAKVPERAEYLRVIMAELTRIASHMWSIGFLLNDLGAFFTPALYAIEERELILDLFEWVAGSRMMCNYFRFGGVAFDLPPGWADRCRGIVNDRLDRKIDELDRLLSENEILQDRTKGIGVITREQAIAYSTAGPVLRASNVPYDIRRAAPYSIYDRFDFKVISTTNGDVYDRYLIRLLEMRESVRILKQALRDLPDGPILPGKKSYQIKVPAGEAYSRVENPKGELGYYVVADGGSTAYRYHVRSPSFINLTALETMCLGHTVADVVGILGSLDIVLGEVDR; encoded by the coding sequence ATGCTCAGCATGGGGCCGCAGCACCCCTCGACTCACGGCGTCTTTCGGATGAATCTCCGGATCGACGGCGAGACGATCGTCGGCCTCAAGCCCGTCATGGGCTACATGCACCGCAACCATGAGAAGATCGGCGAACGCAACACATTCTTGATGAATTTCCCGTTCACCGATCGGCTCGACTACCTCACCTCGATGGGCAACAACTTCGGCTATGCCCTGGCCATCGAGCAACTGATGGGAGACGACGCAAAGGTCCCCGAACGGGCCGAGTACCTCCGCGTCATCATGGCCGAGCTGACCCGGATCGCCAGCCACATGTGGTCGATTGGCTTCCTGCTCAACGACCTCGGTGCCTTCTTCACCCCGGCATTGTACGCGATCGAGGAGCGCGAGCTGATCCTCGACCTCTTCGAGTGGGTCGCGGGTAGCCGGATGATGTGCAACTACTTCCGTTTCGGCGGCGTCGCGTTCGACCTGCCTCCTGGCTGGGCCGATCGCTGCCGGGGAATCGTCAACGACCGGCTCGACCGCAAGATCGACGAACTCGACCGCCTCCTGTCGGAGAACGAAATCCTCCAGGACCGCACCAAGGGGATCGGCGTCATCACCCGAGAGCAGGCGATTGCCTACTCGACCGCCGGGCCGGTTCTTCGGGCCTCCAACGTCCCTTACGACATCCGCCGGGCCGCGCCGTACTCGATCTACGACCGCTTCGACTTCAAGGTCATCAGTACCACCAACGGCGACGTTTACGACCGCTACCTGATCCGCCTGCTCGAAATGCGAGAAAGTGTCCGCATCCTCAAGCAGGCCCTCCGCGACCTCCCCGACGGCCCGATCCTTCCCGGCAAGAAGAGCTACCAGATCAAGGTCCCCGCCGGCGAGGCCTACTCCCGCGTCGAGAACCCCAAGGGAGAGCTCGGCTACTACGTCGTCGCCGACGGCGGCTCGACCGCCTACCGCTACCACGTCCGCAGCCCGAGCTTCATCAACCTGACGGCGCTCGAAACCATGTGTCTCGGCCACACCGTCGCCGACGTGGTCGGCATCCTCGGCAGCCTCGACATCGTGCTGGGAGAGGTGGATCGGTGA
- a CDS encoding type II toxin-antitoxin system HicA family toxin gives MKVRDVIKRLLDDDWYQDSQKGSHRHFKHPSKPGKVTVPGKMSDDVPEGTLKSIWKQSGLGENS, from the coding sequence ATGAAGGTTCGGGACGTGATCAAGAGACTTCTCGACGATGACTGGTATCAGGATTCGCAAAAGGGCAGCCATCGTCACTTCAAGCACCCGTCGAAGCCCGGCAAGGTCACGGTCCCAGGCAAGATGTCCGACGACGTTCCCGAGGGCACGCTCAAAAGCATCTGGAAACAGTCAGGTCTCGGAGAAAACTCATGA
- a CDS encoding terminase small subunit, whose amino-acid sequence MSEYKLEKSPGPPADVMAGLNHRQRSFVLGIIEGLSAVQAAKRAGYAQPVAKASRVMAHPAVARAIEAMAEQHAMRAGEVLLRISEIAAFDPATVAGKVYTTAEDGRRVVDWDAVERLNVGRFIQRIGMHGKSGHEQIYWYSRADALSHLSKIHGLTSEGSTVSINVDSMSIDELKAVITGK is encoded by the coding sequence ATGAGCGAATATAAACTAGAGAAGTCGCCGGGGCCGCCGGCCGATGTCATGGCGGGCCTGAACCATCGGCAGCGGTCCTTCGTGCTGGGCATCATCGAGGGGCTGTCGGCGGTGCAGGCGGCCAAGCGGGCGGGATACGCGCAGCCGGTGGCCAAGGCGTCCCGCGTCATGGCTCACCCGGCCGTCGCGCGTGCCATCGAGGCGATGGCCGAACAACACGCGATGCGGGCGGGCGAGGTGCTGCTCCGCATCAGCGAGATTGCGGCCTTCGACCCGGCGACGGTGGCCGGGAAGGTCTACACGACCGCCGAGGACGGGCGGCGGGTGGTCGATTGGGATGCGGTCGAGCGGCTCAACGTCGGGCGGTTCATCCAACGGATCGGGATGCACGGCAAGTCGGGCCACGAACAAATCTATTGGTACTCTCGTGCCGATGCGCTCTCCCATCTGAGCAAGATTCACGGCCTGACCAGCGAGGGCTCGACCGTGAGCATCAATGTGGACTCCATGAGCATCGACGAGTTGAAGGCCGTCATCACGGGCAAGTGA
- a CDS encoding XisI protein has translation MGTLDDDRQLVERILTEHASTPFSDCEITQQLVFDRERDHYMILLVGRQGDRRIHGPLVHIDLIDGKFWIQYDGIEYGIAQDLLDAGIPKDRIVLGYKSPELRPHTGFAVA, from the coding sequence GTGGGTACCCTAGACGACGATCGGCAACTGGTCGAACGCATCTTGACCGAGCATGCCTCGACCCCGTTCTCTGACTGCGAGATCACCCAGCAACTGGTCTTCGACCGCGAACGAGACCATTACATGATCTTGCTGGTCGGCCGCCAGGGCGATCGTCGGATCCATGGACCCCTGGTTCACATCGACCTGATCGACGGCAAGTTCTGGATCCAGTACGACGGAATTGAATACGGCATCGCCCAGGATCTGCTCGACGCCGGCATCCCGAAAGATCGAATCGTCCTCGGCTATAAGTCCCCCGAACTCCGGCCGCACACCGGATTCGCCGTGGCGTGA
- the nuoH gene encoding NADH-quinone oxidoreductase subunit NuoH, with the protein MIAPLLDPVLLLAFADDGLRTAGLDGPAWLYWAGWLLVFLVVFPGIVAYIVLAERKLAGRFQDRIGPNRVGPFGLLQPIADAIKLVTKENLVPRSADAVVHLIAPVLLMISSFLVLAVIPFGVQATERNTIPFGLDEAPDPASRWYPGLAAVDTASGLLYLIAAASLSVLGIFLAGWSSRNKFALIGSMRGVAQLVSYEIPQVLSLIPVILWTGSLSLVAIFNAQLDQGWFLFSPPGIAAFVLLLIASIAEVNRAPFDLPEAESEIIAGYHTEYSGMRFGLFFLAEYLAIFGISCVAVALFLGGGTLPGMTWPLGSIDSVILANVILIAIFGLKVALMIFLVFWIRATLPRMRVDRLMNFAWKVLIPLCLVNILVAAAWLELGIRRDRPLLGWLITLPILIVALAGFLRLARSGGSAPVLGKATLAPPTPTPSGSLR; encoded by the coding sequence GTGATCGCCCCGCTGCTGGACCCGGTGCTCCTGCTGGCGTTTGCCGATGACGGTCTGCGAACGGCCGGGCTTGATGGGCCTGCCTGGCTCTACTGGGCGGGCTGGTTGCTGGTCTTCCTGGTCGTCTTCCCGGGCATCGTCGCCTATATCGTCCTGGCCGAGCGCAAGCTCGCCGGTCGGTTTCAGGACCGCATCGGCCCGAACCGGGTCGGCCCGTTCGGCCTCCTGCAGCCGATCGCCGACGCCATCAAGCTCGTGACCAAGGAGAACCTCGTCCCCCGATCGGCCGATGCCGTCGTCCACCTGATCGCGCCGGTCCTGCTCATGATCTCCTCGTTCCTGGTCCTGGCGGTCATCCCGTTCGGGGTCCAAGCCACCGAGCGCAACACAATCCCCTTCGGTCTGGACGAAGCCCCCGATCCGGCCTCCCGGTGGTATCCCGGCCTGGCGGCCGTCGATACAGCCTCGGGCCTGCTCTACCTGATCGCCGCGGCCAGCCTCTCGGTGCTCGGCATCTTCCTGGCCGGCTGGTCGAGCCGCAACAAGTTCGCCCTGATCGGCTCGATGCGGGGGGTGGCTCAGCTCGTCTCGTACGAGATTCCGCAGGTGCTTTCGCTCATCCCCGTGATCCTCTGGACGGGCAGCCTGAGCCTCGTCGCCATCTTCAACGCTCAGCTCGATCAAGGGTGGTTCCTCTTCTCACCGCCGGGGATCGCCGCCTTCGTCCTCCTGCTGATCGCCAGCATCGCCGAGGTCAATCGCGCCCCGTTCGACCTGCCCGAGGCCGAGTCGGAAATCATCGCCGGCTACCACACCGAGTACTCCGGCATGCGGTTCGGCCTCTTCTTCCTGGCCGAGTACCTGGCGATCTTCGGCATCTCGTGCGTGGCCGTCGCCCTCTTTCTTGGCGGCGGAACCTTGCCGGGAATGACCTGGCCGCTCGGGTCGATCGACTCGGTCATCCTGGCCAACGTCATCCTGATCGCCATCTTCGGCCTGAAGGTCGCCCTGATGATCTTCCTCGTCTTCTGGATTCGGGCCACCTTGCCCCGAATGCGGGTCGACCGCCTGATGAACTTTGCCTGGAAGGTCTTGATCCCCCTCTGCCTGGTCAACATCCTCGTGGCCGCAGCCTGGCTCGAACTCGGCATCCGGCGCGATCGGCCATTGCTCGGCTGGCTGATAACCCTGCCGATCCTGATCGTCGCCCTGGCCGGATTCCTCCGCCTTGCCCGGTCCGGAGGATCTGCGCCGGTCCTCGGCAAAGCGACCCTGGCACCACCGACCCCCACCCCCTCGGGCTCTCTGCGATGA
- a CDS encoding 4Fe-4S binding protein produces MGTVFGTIGAVISAVLGLWPFGKGMITGHLVTMRRFLRTFTVGHGATTARHGGGDLPIDLWWKRPEHRRGPVVDQGPDTEGLFTVEYPDERLPTRERFRVLPVLIYDDDDGNVRCTSCNICAKVCPPQCIWMSQAKNTKGNVVPLPEEFYIDMDVCMNCGLCAEYCPFDAIKMDQNFELSNYERHQSHIYSLQDLLVSSAYYAETHPEAWASPEETAERAKVEKKKTQRLQKALTAPQPAEAGA; encoded by the coding sequence ATGGGAACCGTCTTCGGGACGATCGGCGCGGTCATCTCGGCCGTGCTGGGACTCTGGCCGTTCGGCAAGGGGATGATCACCGGCCATCTGGTGACAATGCGCAGGTTCCTCCGCACCTTCACCGTCGGCCACGGGGCAACCACTGCAAGGCACGGCGGCGGCGACCTGCCGATCGACCTCTGGTGGAAACGCCCCGAACACCGGCGCGGGCCGGTCGTCGATCAGGGGCCGGACACCGAAGGACTGTTCACCGTCGAGTACCCCGACGAACGCCTGCCGACCCGCGAACGCTTCCGCGTCTTGCCTGTCTTGATCTACGACGACGACGATGGGAACGTCCGCTGCACCAGTTGCAACATCTGCGCGAAGGTCTGCCCGCCGCAGTGCATCTGGATGTCCCAGGCGAAAAATACCAAGGGGAACGTCGTCCCGCTCCCCGAGGAGTTCTACATCGACATGGACGTCTGCATGAACTGTGGGCTCTGTGCCGAGTATTGCCCGTTCGACGCCATCAAGATGGACCAGAACTTCGAGCTGTCGAATTACGAACGGCACCAGTCGCACATCTATTCGCTCCAAGACCTGCTCGTCTCCAGCGCCTACTACGCCGAGACGCACCCCGAAGCCTGGGCTAGTCCCGAGGAAACCGCCGAGCGGGCCAAGGTCGAGAAGAAGAAAACCCAGCGCCTCCAGAAAGCACTGACGGCTCCCCAACCCGCCGAAGCCGGGGCTTGA
- a CDS encoding DNA primase family protein, giving the protein MPSPKMFSTTDLGNAERLAHWHGEDIRWVVSWRKFLVFTGKRWELDYSAVERFAKLAVRRIYSEAACHHGESERKATAEWAKKSESLDKIRGMISLVASEEGIPIRTDVLDRDPWALNVLNGTLDLRTGTLGPHRREDVITKLAPVEYDPDAECPLWEATLERVFNGDETLIGYWQRLCGYVITGDVSEQALPILYGTGANGKSTLLNVLLDLLGPDYSMKAPPDFIMARRQSVHPTERADLFGRRLVVAIETSEGGRMDETLVKELTGSDKIRARRMREDFWEFSPTHKLMLCTNHKPEIRGTDHAIWRRLKLVPFLVRIPEGEQDRALPLKLSKELPGILAWCVRGCLLWQEHGLAPPDAVTEATTAYRAEQDVLGSFLDDECVINGQAKARASQLWTRYEEWAKRNGEDALGTQRKFGQAMTERGFERFKNNGAWYRGVGLRDDRA; this is encoded by the coding sequence TTGCCATCGCCGAAGATGTTTTCCACGACCGACCTTGGCAACGCGGAACGACTCGCGCACTGGCACGGGGAGGACATTCGCTGGGTCGTTTCCTGGCGAAAGTTCCTCGTGTTCACCGGCAAGCGATGGGAGCTGGACTACTCCGCGGTTGAACGCTTCGCAAAGCTGGCGGTGCGGCGCATCTACTCCGAGGCCGCCTGCCACCACGGAGAGAGCGAGCGGAAAGCGACCGCTGAATGGGCAAAGAAATCGGAATCTCTCGACAAAATCAGGGGGATGATCAGTCTCGTTGCCAGCGAGGAAGGAATCCCGATCCGGACTGACGTGCTGGACCGTGATCCCTGGGCGTTGAACGTGCTCAATGGCACCCTCGATCTCCGAACCGGCACGCTCGGGCCACACCGGAGAGAAGACGTTATCACCAAACTCGCCCCGGTGGAGTACGACCCTGACGCTGAGTGTCCGCTGTGGGAAGCCACGCTTGAACGCGTTTTTAATGGTGACGAAACGCTCATTGGGTACTGGCAACGGCTCTGTGGTTACGTCATCACGGGAGACGTGTCCGAGCAAGCGCTGCCTATCCTGTACGGGACAGGGGCGAATGGGAAATCGACATTGCTGAATGTGCTCCTCGACCTGCTTGGGCCTGACTATTCGATGAAGGCCCCGCCTGACTTCATCATGGCCCGGAGGCAGAGTGTTCACCCCACCGAACGGGCTGACCTGTTCGGGCGCCGCCTGGTCGTCGCGATCGAGACATCAGAAGGGGGGCGTATGGATGAGACACTGGTCAAGGAATTGACCGGCTCGGACAAGATTCGAGCCCGACGAATGCGCGAGGACTTCTGGGAATTCTCCCCAACCCACAAGTTGATGCTTTGCACCAATCACAAGCCCGAGATTCGCGGCACCGATCATGCGATCTGGCGTCGGCTGAAACTCGTGCCGTTTCTGGTCCGCATCCCGGAGGGCGAGCAGGACAGGGCGCTGCCCCTCAAGCTTTCGAAGGAACTGCCCGGCATTCTGGCCTGGTGTGTCCGAGGGTGCCTTCTGTGGCAAGAGCATGGGCTCGCCCCACCGGACGCCGTCACCGAGGCGACCACCGCCTATCGGGCCGAGCAGGACGTTCTGGGGTCGTTCCTTGACGACGAGTGCGTCATCAACGGACAGGCGAAAGCCAGGGCGAGTCAGCTTTGGACACGCTACGAGGAATGGGCTAAACGCAACGGAGAGGACGCACTCGGTACTCAACGGAAGTTTGGCCAGGCAATGACCGAGCGAGGTTTCGAGCGATTTAAGAACAACGGCGCCTGGTATCGCGGGGTCGGACTCCGCGACGACCGGGCTTGA
- a CDS encoding response regulator: MPTDRDGTLLLVEDEDLLRTLVSQFLQSSGFSVVEAADGPEALRRIDEDGPFDLALVDLNLPRLSGVDVCRSLRGRWPEHPVIICSAAVLDEHEIALRLLGIDHYLTKPYHPEVLLEHVGRWLGRAA; encoded by the coding sequence ATGCCGACGGATCGCGACGGCACGCTACTGCTCGTCGAAGACGAGGACCTATTGCGTACCCTCGTCTCACAGTTCTTGCAAAGCTCGGGATTTTCGGTGGTTGAGGCTGCTGACGGCCCCGAGGCGTTACGGCGCATTGACGAGGATGGTCCATTCGACCTCGCCCTGGTCGACCTGAATTTACCCCGACTCTCGGGGGTCGATGTGTGCCGGAGCCTTCGAGGTCGATGGCCGGAGCATCCGGTGATCATCTGCAGCGCCGCAGTGCTCGATGAGCATGAGATTGCGTTGCGACTGCTGGGAATCGACCACTACCTGACCAAACCGTATCATCCCGAAGTGCTGTTGGAGCACGTTGGTCGGTGGCTGGGGCGAGCCGCCTGA
- a CDS encoding NADH-quinone oxidoreductase subunit A, which yields MIPNYGFIGLLLFAAIGFAVGPLVLVALIAPRKRSVEKGETYECGVRTTGETWVRFRLQYYIYAILFVVFDIETVFLYPWAVSYLGLAEMGFGLFVLVEMVIFLAMLAVGLAYAWASGDLRWV from the coding sequence ATGATCCCGAACTACGGCTTCATCGGCCTCCTGCTGTTTGCGGCGATCGGCTTTGCCGTCGGGCCGCTCGTGCTGGTGGCCCTGATCGCCCCTCGCAAGCGGTCGGTCGAAAAGGGGGAAACCTACGAGTGCGGCGTCCGGACGACCGGCGAAACCTGGGTCCGGTTCCGCTTGCAGTATTACATCTATGCCATCTTGTTCGTCGTCTTCGATATCGAGACGGTGTTCCTCTACCCCTGGGCCGTCAGCTACCTCGGCCTGGCCGAGATGGGATTCGGGCTGTTCGTCCTGGTGGAAATGGTGATCTTCCTGGCCATGCTCGCCGTGGGCCTGGCCTACGCGTGGGCGTCCGGCGACCTTCGCTGGGTGTGA